The DNA segment GTTTCGAGTTTGTACGATCGTCTGTTTCGTAGCTGTTGCTAAGCAAactgtgttgctgttgttgttgttgttcgcgtCTTTTTTTACGTCGGTCTAATGAAATGCgtacatctgtcttcaaacgCGTATACTTTTCTTTTAAACATTTATACTTGTCCTCAAGTAATCGTTTTTCACAGCGCACTTTCTCGTACAATCTGTTCTCTCCCGTCTCCCGCATACGCTGTCGTTCCATTTCCAGCTCATAAcctaatttaattttaatctcTGATAGTTTGGTGCTGTGCTCCTTTTTAAGTAAGTCTTCTTCCATTTTCAAATCACGTTCTAGCTCTTCTACAATTTcatcatgatttttttgtaatgttgcCATCGTGGTTCTGTGGCTATCGGTTACCTCTTTAACGAGCCGATCAAACTCTTCCTGCAATGTCTCTTGGAACACAGCGTATTCTTTGGTATTTTCCGCCTCATAATCAGATTTCATTTCGTTCAATTTCACTTGGTAAaattcttttatttcattgatATTTTGCTGGTGCATATCTTTCAGGCGTTGTTTCTCTTTGACAAGTAATGTATTGTATCGATTACGGGTTTTTTGTAGTTcgttttgcattttaatttcttctcgTTCGGCGAGGGATCGTAACTCCTCCTCTAATTTAGCAGAATAACGCTCGCGCTCTTGATTaattattgattgattgagaCTTTGCAGTGAATCTACGTCACATTCGTCAAGTAAATCATTACTTTCCGGAATAGCCATGGAAACTACAGCTGAACATACTTTTACTTCTTTATCATGGTTAGTCAAACCAATTCCTGTTAAGATTTCGGAATTTTGTTCAGATGTTTCTGAAGAAGATGATGGGGTTACTCTAGTAGCATTCAAGTCTTGATCGGGAACGGGAAGTTCCTGATGCTTGAAACGTTCTTCAACATGACTATGACAATCGATGATTTCAtctttattatcatttttatcattgtgatcatcatcgtcatcattatcatttttatcattatcatcattatcatcttcatcatcatcatttcgaGCTGCATTTTTCGAGTCAAATGCTAACTCAATAACACCGATCACATCTTTATCAATGTTCGATTCGTTTAATGATTTATTAGTATCAATATCAAAGCGAacactttttctttcctcATTTCCAGAATCATCATTAGTAGATCCTTTCGAACGGACATAGGTTAAACTAGTGTCACGTAGTATACCCTTCATTTCTGACTCACGCTTCCGCACTGAATCTTGAGTTTCAATGTCaagctttttgtttgattttaaaaatcGCGTCCCGGTTCCAGTAATCGTAAAAGAATGATGCGCAACTGTATTACTGTAATCCACATTTTTAACAAGTTCATGAGCTTCAGTTTTTGTGTCATGTCCTATGTTAAATGATATCTTTTTCGAAAAATCCATGTCTGACTCAAAACCGTTATTGTTTTTAACCTTCTTATCTTGactattattttctttattggaaacaccttcttggtgtaTATGTGTCGTAAGCATCGTAGCAAAATTTGAATGCACATTTTTTAACACAAGATCACCATTTGAACACTTCACATTCTTTACTTCATTTGATTTGTAGTCTGTAACATTACCTGGAGGATCTTTTACACAAAGTTGATTTAAGTTTTCATGATTGTTATTCGATTTCAAACTTCGAAATCCCGAATCACCAAATGATGTGGAATCAGATTGATCGCAAATCAACCCTTTTCTAGCATCGATCACCTTTGCACGATATAATACATCAATAGGATGTTCCCActgtgatttttttgtaatccGATCATAGTAGTAATATGCTTTAACCTGCTTGCTGTAACTGTATAAGAAGAGAAGAAATGAAGAGAAAGAAACGGGAATAATTATGCATTAATTAGTATATGACAGTAAGCTAAATACAACTGTAGCATGCATGATAACATCTGGTTTAAACACTGAAAGTACAGACTTATTCATGTTTTACCAAGATATACCTCATAAGGAAAAAATACCCCAAACCTTGCAAACAGCTGTAGCATATTTACTGCTAACgacctttttttcattcttgaggaacggtccaaaaaggccgtattgcttaaaacTAGCGTATACTAATAAAGTTCTTGGCGCTACAATCCATATTGGATGGACATTTCCTTCTCTGAGCCATGGAAGGCACCTTATCCCGGGTGTACTCGGACGTTTAGGGTCTACTCGGAGGTTCTGTTGGCAGTGTTTGTAGCAATACAGCACTGATACGGGTATGGTCCGACACCTCTTGAAGGTTAATATTCTCCATACCCTACTCCGACTCAATACGTTCACAGAACGGTGTACGGCGTACAGAACGGTAACATATCTCTCCAATGATCTgagcttgggtacacggggaaacccaaccccttgggaGGATGGGTTATATGGCTAAATTGAGCGGGGGGTAGGGGATGGTCAGCGTCTGTTCTTCATGTTAGGGACGGATGGCTGTCCTTTTTGTCCTGGCATTCTAAGGGACATTACTCAAGGATGCGTAGACCCTCCGACGATACAGGAGGTTGGGGGAGAGGCCTTGCAAGCCACCCCTAGAAAACTCCAAATGCAACGGAAGGTAACCAAAAGATTTCGAAACGTACTAAACGATACCGACCCACGCAACCGACCAAGGCTAACGATTGGAAACCCGGGACATGGTACTGCAGGTCCCTCACAGCACCTGGAAGTACCCGCATTCTTGTGGACGAGGTGGGGGCCCATGGCTTCGGAATAGTAGCACTTGCTAGTactttcgcacagtgcgtTCTCTGAGCCCGGTGCGGCTGTGCTAGCACAGTGCTAGcactttcgcacagtgcgcacacttcgcacagtgcgtaCTCTTCGCACAGTGCGTTCTCTCAGCACAGTGCGTTCTCTCAGTACGTCTGcatgcagtgtgtgtgttgccttaCAGTGTGTTCAGAGAGCGTACTGTGTGAAGAATGCGCACTGTGCATAGTGTGCGCATTGTGCGAAAAGTGGTAGCACTGTGCTAGCACAATGCGCACTTCAAGAACTGTGCTGTGCTCTGCGCACAGCAGTGGCGGAtgtaacggtaggcggactaggcggtcgcctggggccccgccgatttaggggccccgtagattgCCATTCTATAGTGTGCCGTATGGACatagtactagcgacaaggccccccggaaggatggccgTTGGGGCCTCAAGGCAGGCGAATCATttgcatccccccccccccccgtcagcAAAAATTTTAGAGCCTGATGATCGAAGGGGCTGCCGACTGCTCAATCTCGCAACAGTTTAGTGTTTAGTGCcgctacccccccccccccccgccacaACAACATTTACTATTTACAGGGGccctcaactcgtctttccgcctagggcccccgatacccttaatccgccactggcgCACAGTGCGTACAGTAGcactttacccaacactatGCATAATGAGGGTTTAGTCCTGGTAATGGTACATGGTTCATTCTTATATTGCAAAAGAAATCGGCTTATCTTGTCAACGGTAATGATTTTACTTTCTCGTCTACTCTAAACTTTTTCAATACGTCTTTCATCGTTCTAACTGCACGCTCTGCCAACCCGTAAGATTGTGGGTGGTACGAGGTGTTTTTGAGACTTTGATTCTTTGGATCTTTGGGGGGTTTTCCAAGTAGGGTTTCGGATGATGAGTTTGTAGCGGTTTTACTCACGTCCGTTCTCTTAGGTTGGTGAAATAGAAGAGAGCGTTTATTCGTATAATCGTGGGGAGATTGTGTGGTCGGCTCAGAGCCCGGTTTATGTCCTCAAGTTGAGCGTTTGTACCTTTATATATTCACCACATCACATCCCCctttcttttaaaatttccTTGGCTGGTAAATATTCCTACCGTAGCGCGATTGGTGAACTGGTATACGTTTAGTCTCTgagtgttgctgtgtgtttttctctaCTTCGCTGTCTTGGTTCGCGCTATCTACATTTGCAGGCTTAAGCCGATCAATCGAGATTGaggctttttttcctttcacttcgagtgtgtatgtttttttgttcctgtcTAATACTTTGTAAGGACCGTCATACGGAGGTGTTAGTGATGGCCTGATCTTATCTACTCGCACAAATACATGAGTACAACTATCTAAACTCGAATGTACGTAAACTCCTTTGTTTGTGTTATGATTGGATGTTTGTGTTGGCTTTAGCTTCCTCATCACTACTCTCAAATTGTTTACAAATTCGCACGTTGCATTCGCTATCGTTTTGTTGTGGTCGAAAAACTCTCCTGGTAGGCGTAAACAAGTACCATAAGTTAACTCGGCAACGGTTGCTCCTATATCTTCTTTTAACGTCGATCGCATTCCTAACAAAACGAGTGGTAGTGTCTCAGTCCACCTGGATCGATCGTGGCACATTAGAGCTGCTTTAAGTTggcggtgaactcgttcgaTGTGCCCGTTTGCCTGAGGATGGTAAGGAGAAGATTTGAGGTGATCAATACCGAGTGTTTCGGAAAGCTTTTTGAACAGATCGCTTTCAAACTGTCGACCGCGGTCGGTGGTGATTTTGCTAGGTACACCAAACCTAGCAATCCAGTGTGTGACGAATGCGCGTGCGACGGTATCAGCCGTCATGTTTGGTAAGGGAATCGCCTCCGGCCAACGCGTAAACTTATCGATAAGGGTTAAACAATAGGCATTTCCTTCGGACGGAGGTAAAGGGCCGATGAGATCCATGTGCACGTGCTGGAATCTGTGTTGTGGTACTTCGATGTGTTCTGCTTCGGTGAAATTGTGTCTAGTTACCTTGCTTCTTTGGCATTCTATGCAGTTTTTTACGAATTGTTTACAGTCCTTTCTCAGGGCTGGCCAAACGTAGCGTTGTGAAACAAGATGCGTGGTAGCTCGAATGCCGGGATGAGAAATAccatgtatttttttaattacgtGTGCTCGGAGTGCTTCGGGAGCTAGTGGTCGGATTTCTTGTGTGGAAACGTCGCAATATAGTGTACCTTTTTTCGATGGTAGTTCCAATTCCTTCAGAACAATTGAGCTAGATTGTGGTGGGTTCCTTATGAATTTTTGTATGTCATTATCCATTCTCTGTAGCTCTGCCATTTTTTCGTAATCGATGGAACCGGAAGAGACGGCTTCGATGCGACTTAGCATGTCTGCAACGTTGTTTTCGTTACCAGGGATGTGGCGAATATCTGTTGAATATTCGCTAATGAAAGCCAGTCGTCGCTGCTGAGTGGGGTTAGCTCGCTCTGGACGTTGGTGAAACGCCGTCACTAAGGGCTTGTGGTCGGTGTAAATGCAAAATGTTCGTCCTTCAAGAAAATCGCGAAAGTATTTAACTGATTCATATATGGCATACAGTTCCCTATCATACGTGCTTGCTTTTAGCATGCTGGTGCATAGTTTTTTTGAAAAGAATGCTAAGGGTGTTATGCCTTTTTTTCCACCTGATGGAGTGCGCCTCCTATGGCAACATTCGAAGCGTCGACGTACAAGCTGAGTTTAGCATATGGTGATGGATGAGCGAGTAATGTTGCACTCACCAATTCTTTTTTAGAGTTTTCAAATGCATCAATTGTCTCTTTGTTCCAGTTAAGTGGAGTATTGTCATTTCGCACATTTCCTGGTatcattttttgtaaaacgtgCTGATTTGCAGCCGCGTGCGGGATAAAACGCCGGTAAAAATTTATCGTGCCAAGGAATGTTTTTAGTTGTTTTGTAACCTTCGGTCTTGGGAAATCGATAATGGCTTGTACTTTTGATGGGTTCGGTTTGATTCCCTCCGGAGTTATTAAATGACCGAGGAAAGTTACGGAAGATTTTCCTATTTGGCATTTATCAGCGTTAATTGCTAAACCATTTTCTCTTAGGCGTTTAAAAACTGTTTCGAGGTGCATTTTGTGATTTTCTCTGCTACTCGAGGCGATGCATAAATCATCTATATACGGGAAAACGTACGGGAGATCGCAAAATATTGCGTGTAGGTAGCGTTGTAGGGTTTGTCCAGCGTTTCTCAACCCGAACGTCATAAAGTTAAACTCATACAAGCCAAACGGAGTGGTTATGGCTGTTTTTGGGATGTCTTGCTTTGCTACAGGAATCTGGTGGTATGCGCGCTGCAGATCTATACATGAAAACACGTTATTGCCGTGTAGTATATTGCTTACGTCTTGTATGTGTGGTATAGGATATCGGTCTGGTTCGGTCACCGCGTTTAAGCCTCTGTAGTCGCCGCACGGTCTCCAGTTACCGTTAGGTTTTTTAACCATGTGCAGTGGACTGGCCCAGCTGCTTTTAGACGGTTTGCAAATGCCTTGTTCTACCATGTATTGGAATTCGGTTTTAGCTGCTTGTAGTTTTTCTAAAGGCAATCTGCGTGGTTGGCAGAAAATAGGCGGGCCAGTAGTGAGTATTTGGTGTTCCACCGTTTTAGTAGTTTTATGTTTAGTGTTCAGCTTTGTGATATCTTTGTATCGTTCAACTATGCTGgcaaattgtttgtttatgcAAATTGTTGAAATAGTATTCTTATTTTGACTTTTTGTACTTTGAATCGCGAGTTTTGTCGAGTTGTCTATTAATCTCTTTCTCTTAGCATCGGCTAATAGATCGTAAAACTCGAGAAAATCCGCACCTATTATAGGCGTACTGACGTCGGCGACAACAAATGTCCATGAGAATTTTCTCTCGAGTCCCAAATCAAGACTTAACGTTTTTGCCCATATGTAGCTATTTGTGTGCCGTTTGCGGCTGAAAGTTTTCGTGAAGGCGAAGGGTTAAGTCTCTCTTTCGTATTTGGTGGAATAACCGATATCTCGGCGCCGGTGTCGATTAAAAAACGGTGATGTGAAATGTTATCGGTAATGTGTATTCGGCATATTTGTACAGAGTTAGTGTTAGTGTTGCTTTTACTTCTCGCAGGTGCTAACGATGGTGAGTGCGGTTGAGGTCGATCTACGGTGTGTGCGTTACCAGGTGCGAGTGGTGTCTCACCGTGAGTGATGGTGTTCTCGGCAAATCTGAGTGTTTCAGAACGTGTAGCGTTTGGTGGTATATGTGGTTCAGTGTATGGTGAGTGGCTTCGTGGTGCGCTATGGGATGATAAAATGAATGTTTGAGTTCGTGTTGCGCTATGTGGTGATGAAATGAATGTTTGAGATGGTTTTACGTGAGTGTCTCTTGCTGGGAGTAAAAATCGAActatttttttggttgtgttgGCATCAGCTCGTCGAAAAAAATGCATCGAGTGTTATGATCATTTGGATGATCTTTCTCACATCTTTCGGCTTTGTTGCCAAAACGCAAATGAAACCAGCATATCCATCTGCGCGGTGATTTGTTGCGTGGTTGAGAGGGGGAACGTCTGCCCCATGGCTCTCTTATTCTGGAACGTTGCCGAGGTCGATGCTCGTACGCTCTAGGTTGTTGCACTGCGAGCACTTCCTCAAGACGCTGCGAAAGGGCTTCGATTTTGCACTCTAGGGCAGCGATTTGTGCCGTCGGCTCGTGACGGTTTTCAGCGGTTCGTGCGCTCACTGCTAAGACATCGCTATGGGGGGCTTCCATAATTTTGTCAGCTATCGTAGCTTGCTCGTCTAATGACGCGGATGGCACTGCTGCTATAATTGACCGTATCGTTGGTGTTAGCGCTCGCAACCAAATGTTGGATAGTATGGTGTCAGGGCAATCGTCTCCTCCCATTCGACGCATTTGGGCCAGGAGCTGGCTTGGTTTTTGGTCGCCGAGGGATACGCCCGATAAAAGGCTGGTCAACCTTTGGTTCTCCGAGGGCTGAAAATGGTCGATGACGGCCTTCTTAATCGTTACGTATTTGCCGATTGTGCCCGCTTTGTTGCATACTGCGATGGCGGAGTGAAAGTGTTTGGCTTGAGACCCGAGTGCAACAATAACTGCATTGAACTTGTGCTTGTCGAGTTTCACTGCATTCACGTAAAACGCTGCCTCGAGACACACGAACCATGCCTCCACATCTTCCGTATCGAACGTCGGGAAACTGATACGCGGTCCCGTTGCCGCGATCTCCTGTTCCTCTTCGATAGGCACGGCAGTTTCGGGTGTCGTCATTTCGGGCAGcccaaaaaaaatggaaaaaaaatcgtgtAAAAATTCACTTTCGGTCacgatcacgtcggggtcaccagtttGGGGGGTTTTCCAAGTAGGGTTTCGGATGATGAGTTTGTAGCGGTTTTACTCACGTCCGTTCTCTTAGGTTGGTGAAATAGAAGAGAGCGTTTATTCGTATAATCGTGGGGAGATTGTGTGGTCGGCTCAGAGCCCGGTTTATGTCCTCAAGTTGAGCGTTTGTACCTTTATATATTCACCACAGATCTTTTGGATTTTTTGGAGGAAGTTTATAAATGCTACGGAGTGAAATGGGGTTAAATCTATTATCAGTAACCACTTCTGTTGCGTCCAGCTTCAAAGCTCTTTCTTTCGCGTAGTAAAAGGTTGAAACTTCACTTTTCTTCActgtattaaaataaataactgaACTTGTTTCTCTAGGCGCGATGATAGAAAGAGGTCGATTTTTGTCTTCGTGTTCGTTTTAAAACCTCGCGCAAACCCGGTTGCGGTCATTTAACTTAATTTGCGCAGGTTCATCCGTTGCACGCGAAGCTCCTTCGGGATGAACCATTCCTACTCTCGCTATTTGGCTTGTGTTTACTTCGCCTGTGCTACTTGTCCTTCTCTCTCATTTCACCACAACACAGCTGTCAAGTTAGAGCCGCTGTTGATAAATAACACTGGCCCCGGTGTTTGACCGCGTCAAACTCTTTCGTGCGGTTCTAAGTTAATTACGGCGATTTTTACTACCGGTCGCTCTATTATCTTTTTGTTCGCtagctgtgtgtgtacacGCCGAGTCATCGACAATCAGCACGAGGTCTCCTAATTTCAATGGCGGCTGGGACACAAACCATTTGCTGCGATGGGTAAGCGTAGGCAGATAAGAAGCAAACCATTTTTGTCAAAACTGATCTGCGTACAGATGTAACGTCTTCCAGTTGTTCCTAAGGACTGCGGAAGAATCATCAAAAGATGTTATTGGTTTTATTCCAGAAGATAAACCCAAGAGGAAATGGTTTGACGTTAACACGGCTTCTTCCTCACTATCAACCGATACATGTGTTAGTGGGCGAGAGTTGATAATGTTTTCCACTTCAATTAACCAATTGGAGAAAACGGTATCTGTTGGTGTTTTGGTAAATTTCATGCCGGAGAGAGTGCGTTTAACTGATTGGATTAATCTCTCCCATGCACCACCGAAATGTGGAGCTTCGGGAGTTGGTTGAATATCCACGTCGTATCGGAGAGGTACTTTCAACTAAGGATCAGCGCCAACGAAGTTTGTCCCACGATCAGTTCTGATTTCAATCGGAGTACCTCTACGTGCGTTAAAATTGCGAATAGCGATGATGCAGGCGCTGGTGTTCAAGCTGTGAGCCACCTCTATGTGTATGGCCCGTATTGTTAAACAAGTGAACAGCACACCCCAGCGCTTTTCCTGTCTCCGACCAACAGCGACCAAAAAGGGTCCGACGTAATCTATCCCTGTGTAGGAGAACGGACTAGGGTACGGCTACTCTCAAGCTAACGGCAGCTCATTCATCACTGACAGTTTAGGGTAAGCTTTACGGAGGCAGCCTTTTTGGCAATTGTTTGGCACTCTGTGGCACGCGCTTCGTAGACCAGGAATATCGAACTTTTGCTGCACTTCATTCATTACAGTTTGATGATTTTGATGTTTATACTTCCTGTGGCACTCCGTTACAATCAGATCGGTCAGCCAGAATTTTTTGGGAAGAATAATTGGCCTCTTCATGTCTTCATCATGGCTTGCGTAACGACAAGCATCGATTCTTCCTCGTACTCGCAAGATACTTTCATCGTCCATGTACGCAATACGTGTATAAAGAGAACTTTTCTTGTTAATCATTTTAGATCCGTTCGTACCTGATTTTTCATGCAGAAGCAGTTGATATTCTTCTGGAAACTCTAATTGTTACGCTTCATTGATGATCGATCGCTCAGCTTGTTGAAGCTTGAGGTGCGTAAGGTGTCCAAAATATGGAGATATTTTTGGCAGACGAGAATTATTGATGTTGTAGTGATATAAAAACTTCTAACTACCAAACAAATGTAGAACTTGATAATTGGTGTGGTTTACttggagttttattttttccagtTTGTACTCGGGTAACGTTTTCTCTTAGATCGGACTTTTCTTAATGCCCCTTAACCTCAACCTATCTTTAATTTATATTCGCTCGTACGCGCCAAAATTCCTTAATCCTATTCCTGATTGGCTAATCATAATTATCGCCTATTTTACCGTTTCCTATTTCTTATCTTATgctattctattctatcttACGTATAACCTTAATTCtagttgtatgtgtgtaagtgtatatgtgtataaTTAAAATCTagttatgtgtatgtgtgtaagtgtatgtgtgtataatGAAAATCTAGCTAGCTATAATTATTAGGTGTGCGTTTTGCCAATCTTGCAGGCGCTACACCTTCCCCCTTTAGAGATGAAAAGCGTATGCTTTTCATACCTTAATTAATCTATTCTTATGCACTGTACTTagtttatttgtatttgtattcTTTATTGTACGGTTAACGTTATCTAACTTTACTACTGTGTACGGTCCTAAGTACATTGGAtctatttttttccattttcgtgTTTTAGATAAACCGCTCTATTTTTATGATAAGGGGGTTTACATTACTATTTGTTCTAacctgttttctttcttttagcTCAATCAAATTTTTACGTGctatttcatttgatttttgcaattttaatttcatttcattaaaatatgcTTCATTATTGTATACTGGTTCAATATTACCATGGCATAAATCTTGGGGAAGAATTGCTTTTTTCCAAATATTAATTTGTATGGGGTATAGCTCGTATCCGttctaatttttaatttcttccttCATATTctttcatttatatttttctctaATTTTGAGGTATAATCGATATTGTCCGACATGTCCTCCCGAATTGTTGTATATCCTAACTCCTTGTTGTAATTATTATGAAAACtgttattttgattttgccaTATTCTGTTTTTGATAGGATTTTCAAAAGCTTGTTTACTTCTGTTGGGTTTTCTGTTTGCCAAAGTGTAGGTTTAGTTATGGAATCTTTTAACCTTCGTTTAATTCTGGAGGAAGCTTGAAATTGTTCAGTCTTGTCATTGCTCTTGTTTTTACTGCTAGTAATGAtttatcatttgttttgtttgcatcaTTCTTTTGCATATGCTTCAATTTGTCTGAATCAATGACAATTCTCGATAGTGCGTCAGCTCCTGTGTTCGTTTTTCCTTGCACGAATTCCACTTCAAAATCAAATCCCTCCAGGTCTAACTTCATGCGTGTTACTTTTGAAGCAGGATTTTTCATGTTGAATAGATATACCAATGGTCTGTGGTCGGTTCGGACTTTAAACTTTTTCCCAAAAATATAtggtttgaaataatttactgCCCAATGTATTGCTGTTAGCTCTTTTTCTATAGTCGGTTTAGATTTCTCTCCTTTAGTGAAACTTTTACTCGCGTATGCAATAGGTAGGTCATTACCATCTGTTATCTGCGATAAGATAGCGCCAGCATGTGGCATCGGACATCGGACGCATCACTAGTAATGATACAGCTAACTCTGTGTAATAATAGTAGTAATGGTACAGCTAAGTGGCTGTAAACTCTTTCTCAAAGTTTGGATACTGTAATATTGTAGGTGATACAAGGCTTCTTCTAAGAGTGTCGAAAGCATGCTGACATCCATTAGACCACGTGAATGTAGCTTTTTTTAGTAAATTATTTAGCAGTCTTACCAATTCAGCAAAAATTTTAAGGAACTTGTGATAGTAATTGCAGAACGCTATAAACCTTCTAACTTCATCAACATTGGtaccgggtattttttttatcgtttcgaACTTGGACGCATCGGGATATATGCCTTTATATGTTATGTTGTGACCTAAATAGGTCACAccgttttggaaaaaaatacatttctctGGATTTAGCTTCAAGTTGTAATTTCTTAGCCTGTTAAACACTTTTATTAAGTTTTCTAGATGATGTTGCATTGTGCAACCTGTTATAATAATATCATctatgtaaacaaaagcactCTCCGAAGTTAGTCTTGCCATTGCTATCGTTATCATACGTTGAATGCTAGGGCTTATATTCAACCCAAATGG comes from the Anopheles coluzzii chromosome 2, AcolN3, whole genome shotgun sequence genome and includes:
- the LOC120948574 gene encoding probable serine/threonine-protein kinase DDB_G0282963 isoform X1 codes for the protein MSTSSYIIGSTQGEGEIFYSTYEPTNEEIIEYAVKIGIDPEKETSIIYLARQGLLHPLPDNWKPCYSKQVKAYYYYDRITKKSQWEHPIDVLYRAKVIDARKGLICDQSDSTSFGDSGFRSLKSNNNHENLNQLCVKDPPGNVTDYKSNEVKNVKCSNGDLVLKNVHSNFATMLTTHIHQEGVSNKENNSQDKKVKNNNGFESDMDFSKKISFNIGHDTKTEAHELVKNVDYSNTVAHHSFTITGTGTRFLKSNKKLDIETQDSVRKRESEMKGILRDTSLTYVRSKGSTNDDSGNEERKSVRFDIDTNKSLNESNIDKDVIGVIELAFDSKNAARNDDDEDDNDDNDKNDNDDDDDHNDKNDNKDEIIDCHSHVEERFKHQELPVPDQDLNATRVTPSSSSETSEQNSEILTGIGLTNHDKEVKVCSAVVSMAIPESNDLLDECDVDSLQSLNQSIINQERERYSAKLEEELRSLAEREEIKMQNELQKTRNRYNTLLVKEKQRLKDMHQQNINEIKEFYQVKLNEMKSDYEAENTKEYAVFQETLQEEFDRLVKEVTDSHRTTMATLQKNHDEIVEELERDLKMEEDLLKKEHSTKLSEIKIKLGYELEMERQRMRETGENRLYEKVRCEKRLLEDKYKCLKEKYTRLKTDVRISLDRRKKRREQQQQQQHSLLSNSYETDDRTNSKPLPSHSYEIEKRESGSSSNALVKSEKLTPSNLQYPIAAPKRCFALDENYTTNSKHSMPNISDNGSVDPIKSPCVLHHFSNNNNNRNNNNNNNNHKHHIEGLKLSKTKYLQHNFLVNNIFTSIQHEDNFSSDSEFHQMNFDNKEVDNSCSSTQAGAALSRPKRKIFTKTKSSSTSKLNSTKHEREISARPCTPVENLRIQLKKLEELEDQIPDCNIDATYHLRYPFINNINNVENSDTNACIHGETSRKATGTDTDRSELEFFKHRILLERDSVIRAKESLRTQKKIFKSKQHDVAVKHAMQNKQTMDQICQEEKELTEMEVSLHRTRALLGEKVIRLKHLENSLNKLSEKDHPMRHSPRDIHLKPKETLSDLSSYSSSGFSSTDVPTTEHHYGHLQVKQTSTNVDATDTLLHLKHLHTEIREIWSLLNPTNAIATMEFDEIDFLNNDATEVHPKQLGDAILLSNSTASTCMTTTMHAIGQHSNSSKINNQHHYTLTLLEKTRDLKNWLRQAKTEHDLLKKQSFTFSETNTQV
- the LOC120948574 gene encoding probable serine/threonine-protein kinase DDB_G0282963 isoform X2, with translation MSTSSYIIGSTQGEGEIFYSTYEPTNEEIIEYAVKIGIDPEKETSIIYLARQGLLHPLPDNWKPCYSKQVKAYYYYDRITKKSQWEHPIDVLYRAKVIDARKGLICDQSDSTSFGDSGFRSLKSNNNHENLNQLCVKDPPGNVTDYKSNEVKNVKCSNGDLVLKNVHSNFATMLTTHIHQEGVSNKENNSQDKKVKNNNGFESDMDFSKKISFNIGHDTKTEAHELVKNVDYSNTVAHHSFTITGTGTRFLKSNKKLDIETQDSVRKRESEMKGILRDTSLTYVRSKGSTNDDSGNEERKSVRFDIDTNKSLNESNIDKDVIGVIELAFDSKNAARNDDDEDDNDDNDKNDNDDDDDHNDKNDNKDEIIDCHSHVEERFKHQELPVPDQDLNATRVTPSSSSETSEQNSEILTGIGLTNHDKEVKVCSAVVSMAIPESNDLLDECDVDSLQSLNQSIINQERERYSAKLEEELRSLAEREEIKMQNELQKTRNRYNTLLVKEKQRLKDMHQQNINEIKEFYQVKLNEMKSDYEAENTKEYAVFQETLQEEFDRLVKEVTDSHRTTMATLQKNHDEIVEELERDLKMEEDLLKKEHSTKLSEIKIKLGYELEMERQRMRETGENRLYEKVRCEKRLLEDKYKCLKEKYTRLKTDVRISLDRRKKRREQQQQQQHSLLSNSYETDDRTNSKPLPSHSYEIEKRESGSSSNALVKSEKLTPSNLQYPIAAPKRCFALDENYTTNSKHSMPNISDNGSVDPIKSPCVLHHFSNNNNNRNNNNNNNNHKHHIEGLKLSKTKYLQHNFLVNNIFTSIQHEDNFSSDSEFHQMNFDNKEVDNSCSSTQAGAALSRPKRKIFTKTKSSSTSKLNSTKHEREISARPCTPVENLRIQLKKLEELEDQIPDCNIDATYHLRYPFINNINNVENSDTNACIHGETSRKATGTDTDRSELEFFKHRILLERDSVIRAKESLRTQKKIFKSKQHDVAVKHAMQNKQTMDQICQEEKELTEMEVSLHRTRALLGEKVIRLKHLENSLNKLSEKDHPMRHSPRDIHLKPKETLSDLSSYSSSGFSSTDVPTTEHHYGHLQVKQTSTNVDATDTLLHLKHLHTEIREIWSLLTTFACFESHATMIV